Proteins encoded by one window of Emticicia oligotrophica DSM 17448:
- a CDS encoding SH3 domain-containing protein, protein MKKLIIIISTITFSCYGQMKSNVFYTPIELSYFKKTSLYILNEKSIMNYVLTNPVVARQVFDKNLEEFQEINSKIKFKKEECRELIINYINTKTNPTYFGVFYNINSNQKLVSIQISENSYFSKLNNDSVYYKCICLNSSLLELPEDFEEIQAEYNLPGGYLLENKEINSQSIIKKIDSIKIENFSKFNIFQFSGKTKRIKSSKSIINSSPNIPNKMYLLKGDEVEILEEQDDWLRIRYYGKKTIEGWIKRSDIE, encoded by the coding sequence ATGAAAAAACTAATCATTATAATATCAACAATAACTTTTTCTTGTTATGGACAAATGAAAAGTAATGTGTTTTATACACCTATTGAATTGTCATATTTTAAAAAAACATCATTATATATACTGAATGAGAAAAGCATTATGAATTATGTCTTGACGAATCCCGTTGTGGCGAGGCAAGTGTTTGACAAGAATTTAGAGGAATTTCAAGAAATAAATTCTAAAATAAAATTCAAAAAAGAAGAATGCAGAGAGTTGATTATCAATTATATTAATACAAAAACAAACCCAACATACTTTGGAGTGTTTTATAATATTAATTCAAATCAAAAGCTTGTATCAATACAAATTTCAGAGAATAGTTATTTTTCGAAATTAAATAATGACTCTGTTTACTACAAATGCATTTGTTTGAATAGTAGCTTATTAGAATTACCAGAAGATTTCGAAGAAATTCAAGCAGAGTATAATTTACCAGGTGGTTATTTGTTAGAAAATAAGGAAATTAATAGTCAATCTATCATTAAAAAGATTGATAGCATAAAAATCGAAAACTTCTCTAAGTTTAATATATTTCAGTTTTCTGGGAAAACAAAGAGAATAAAAAGTTCAAAATCTATAATTAACTCTTCTCCAAATATTCCAAACAAAATGTATCTACTGAAAGGTGATGAAGTAGAAATTTTAGAAGAACAAGACGACTGGCTTAGAATAAGATACTACGGTAAAAAGACAATTGAAGGTTGGATTAAACGAAGTGATATTGAATAA
- a CDS encoding SH3 domain-containing protein, with protein sequence MKEILRIFVLLVFLSTQSYSQAIPNCDKIQGIWKFIPPEDGYDSIYTIFSNRKSVKIYYVKETNNTFITGSPYSYYGFWDDSNEEYPKKVTELKSSGNRVLFFDDLCKSHDSLGNLIKYTRSCYLTYSIEGDDEAEMPSDYTPNRLFLNFTGRDPDVYERIREIPLFVIESLRNNKKDWEKYRLFVDFKKINKKVYLNIKLNQPTKMYLLKGDEVEILEEQDDWLRIRYYGKKTIEGWIKRSDVE encoded by the coding sequence ATGAAAGAAATATTAAGAATTTTTGTTCTATTGGTATTTTTATCAACTCAAAGCTATTCACAAGCAATTCCCAATTGTGATAAAATACAAGGAATTTGGAAGTTTATACCACCTGAGGATGGTTATGATAGTATTTACACAATTTTTTCAAATCGAAAATCAGTTAAAATTTACTATGTCAAAGAAACAAATAACACTTTTATTACTGGTTCACCCTATTCGTACTATGGTTTTTGGGATGATTCAAATGAGGAATACCCCAAAAAAGTTACAGAATTGAAATCGTCTGGTAATAGAGTATTATTTTTTGATGATTTATGCAAAAGTCATGATAGTTTGGGGAATTTGATAAAATATACAAGAAGTTGCTATTTAACATATAGTATTGAGGGAGATGATGAAGCAGAAATGCCTTCAGATTATACACCTAATAGACTCTTTTTGAATTTCACAGGAAGAGATCCAGATGTTTATGAACGTATAAGAGAAATCCCATTATTTGTGATTGAATCCTTGCGTAATAATAAAAAAGATTGGGAGAAGTATAGATTATTTGTAGACTTTAAAAAAATTAATAAAAAAGTATATCTTAATATTAAACTAAATCAACCTACCAAAATGTATCTACTGAAAGGTGATGAAGTAGAAATTTTAGAAGAACAAGATGACTGGCTTAGAATAAGATACTACGGTAAAAAGACAATCGAAGGCTGGATTAAACGTAGTGATGTAGAATAA